One region of Quercus lobata isolate SW786 chromosome 2, ValleyOak3.0 Primary Assembly, whole genome shotgun sequence genomic DNA includes:
- the LOC115976232 gene encoding 54S ribosomal protein L19, mitochondrial-like yields the protein MSTLKEILTRRPLAATIRLTVPAGGARPAPPVGPALGQYRLNLMAFCKDFNARTQKYKPDTPMAVTITAFKDNTFEFIVKSPSVTWYLKKAAGIESGSSRPSHVVASSITLKHIYEIAKIKQSDPYCQYMSLESISKSIIGTANSMGIKVVKDLD from the coding sequence ATGTCGACCCTAAAAGAGATCCTAACACGACGGCCCTTGGCGGCAACTATCCGGTTGACAGTGCCAGCTGGAGGGGCCAGACCCGCACCACCTGTGGGCCCAGCACTGGGTCAGTACCGACTGAACCTGATGGCCTTCTGCAAGGACTTCAATGCCCGCACTCAAAAGTACAAGCCTGACACCCCTATGGCAGTCACCATCACGGCCTTCAAGGACAACACCTTCGAATTTATTGTCAAATCCCCCTCCGTAACCTGGTACCTCAAGAAAGCAGCTGGAATCGAGTCTGGCAGCTCCCGCCCCAGCCACGTGGTTGCCTCCTCCATTACCCTCAAGCACATCTATGAGATCGCCAAGATCAAGCAGTCTGATCCTTATTGCCAGTACATGTCCTTGGAGTCTATTTCCAAGTCCATCATTGGGACTGCAAATTCTATGGGGATTAAGGTTGTTAAGGATTTAGATTGA